One Setaria viridis chromosome 5, Setaria_viridis_v4.0, whole genome shotgun sequence genomic region harbors:
- the LOC117858531 gene encoding LOW QUALITY PROTEIN: uncharacterized protein (The sequence of the model RefSeq protein was modified relative to this genomic sequence to represent the inferred CDS: inserted 1 base in 1 codon) — MAFFFIRVVLLFLLSTTCASALTPTSNTTDLAALLAFKAQLKDPFGILASNWTATASFCSWAGVSCDRSQRVTGLEFSDVPLQGSIAPQLGNLSFLSTIVLSNTSIMSTVPNELGSLPWLQTLNLSYNSLSGTIPHILGNLTRLDTLDLSGNNFFGGIPHELQKLHSLISLILQSNELSGPIPQGLFNNSTNLSEINLGYNWLTGAIPDSFSSPLKLEMLVLEENHLSGPMPPSLFNMSQLQALAVGWNNLSGPIPGNESFHLPMLQVLSLPENQFNGPIPLGLSACQNLEALSLAVNNFTGTVPSWLATLPNLTKIYLSTNDLTGKIPTELSNQTTLLGLDVSENNLEGEIPPELGNLRNLRFLGLANNQIAGVIPESIGNLSNLKKIDLFGNRLTGPVPVSFQNLLNLRSIFVDRNQLSGNLNFLAALSKCRSLYMIGISNNKFKGMLPPYMGNLSTVLQYFMADNNMITGSIPSTLANLSNLLVFSLGGNNLSGKIPTTIGAMDNLQGLYLSYNSLSGNIPEEISGLTSLGNLYLSGNKLSGSIPSSVSSLSQLQVLTLSQNSLSSTIPTTLWHLQKLVELDLSLNSLSGSLPADVGKLTAIANMDLSSNQLSGEIPTSIGNLQMMINLNLSSNLFQGSLPDSIGKLLSIEELDLSSNMLSGSIPETLTNLSYLANLNLSFNSLDGQIPERGVFSNITLLSLMGNDALCGLPRLGIAPCQNNNDQSRLKPKLLKVILPAVLGFFVLAACLYMLVRVKVNIGRKMTVPSDTDLQKYKLISYHELVRATSNFTDDNLLGAGSFGKVFKGELDDGSVIAIKVLNMQHDLASKSFDTECRALRMARHRNLVKIISTCSNLDFRALILEYMPYGSLDDWLYSNDGRQLSFLQRVGIMLDVAMAMEYLHHQHFEAVLHCDLKPSNILLDKDMIAKVSDFGISKLLVGDENSITLTSMPGTVGYMAPEFGSTGKASRASDVYSYGIVLLEIFTRKKPTDAMFIGELSLRQWVSQAFPHELSNVVDSNIVLDELNNGIEDANSLPENFSILNTYLASIIELALLCSRAAPEERIPMNDVVVKLNKIKSDYSSQFPTSTTSGQIERPEALIKEPLEHTARPSSLHQPLILHGSTTMAISCIRMALFILLTPCAAALATPSNTTDLAALLAFKAQLKDPLGIVAGNWTATTSFCSWIGVSCSHGRQRVTGLQFNHVPLEGSIAPQLGNLSFLSNLVLRNTSLVGPLPTELGTLHRLRTLVLPNNSLSGTIPCTLANLTRLELLDLASNNFVGAIPYEFQNLHSLQMFQLVDNDLSGEIPQDMFNNTPSLSIIHLGSNRLTGRIPRSIITLSNLEKLVLQKNLLSGPMPPPIFNMSQLQALAVGRNNLSGPIPGNESFHLPMLQVLCXENQFNGPIPLGLSACQNLETLNLAVNNFTGTVPSLLATLPNLTAIYLSTNDLTGKIPTELSNQTTLLGLDVSENNLEGEIPPELGNLRNLGYLSLANNQIAGVIPESIGNLSSLIILDLFGNGLTGSLPPSFSNMLNLSEIFINYNQLSGKLHFLVALSKCRRLNTINISGNKFTGRLPPYMGNLSTMLEIFAAGNNMITGSIPSTVANLSNLLILSLRGNNLSGKIPTTIGAMDNLQGLYLSYNSLSGNIPEEISGLTKLVELYLGANKLTDPIPSSSGNLSQLQFMALSQNSLSSTIPTSLWHLQKLMVLDLSQNSLTGFLPADVTKLTAITAMDLSGNKLSGDIPISLGELNMMIYVNLSKNLFQGSIPDSLSKLLNIEKLDLSSNALSGVIPKALTNLTYLANLNLSFNRLYGQIPEGGVFSNITLKSLMGNDALCGLPRLGIAPCQNKTNHSRSKQQLLKVTLAAVMAILISASCLCMLVIITTRRKGNIPLPLGTNLLSYQLISYHELVRATRNFSDDNLLGSGSFCKVFKGQLDDESFIAVKVLNMQDESASKSFDTECRALQMARHRNLVKIISTCSNLDFKALILEYMPNGSLNDWLYSNDGRQLSFVQRVGIMLDVAMAIEYLHHQNIEAVLHCDLKPSNILLDKDMIAHISDFGISKLLVGHDNSIMLTSTPGTVGYMAPEFGSTGKASRASDIYSYGIVLLEIFTRKRPTDPMFVGELSLRRWVSQAFPHELSNVVDSSILQDGIEDASRPPENFSILNINLISIIELALLCSIVVPEERMTMNDVVVKLNKIKLNSIHSFENVGAFLMTPDIPNFYQQQPKGI; from the exons AtggccttcttcttcatccgcgTGGTGCTCCTCTTCTTGCTGAGCACAACATGCGCCTCTGCACTCACCCCAACATCGAATACCACAGACCTTGCTGCGCTGCTCGCCTTCAAAGCACAGCTCAAGGACCCCTTTGGCATCCTTGCCAGCAACTGGACTGCCACTGCGTCCTTCTGCTCGTGGGCTGGCGTCTCATGTGACCGCAGTCAGCGTGTCACCGGCCTGGAGTTCAGCGACGTGCCGCTCCAGGGCAGCATCGCACCACAGCTTGGTAATCTCTCTTTCCTCTCGACCATTGTCCTCAGCAACACCAGCATCATGAGCACCGTGCCAAACGAGCTTGGCAGTCTGCCCTGGCTTCAAACTCTTAATCTTTCATACAATAGTTTGTCAGGTACCATCCCACACATCCTTGGAAACCTTACTAGGCTTGACACGCTTGATCTTTCTGGAAATAACTTCTTTGGGGGAATTCCACATGAGTTGCAAAAATTGCACAGCCTTATTTCTTTAATATTGCAATCCAATGAACTGAGTGGACCAATACCACAGGGCCTATTCAACAACTCAACCAATTTGAGTGAAATAAATCTTGGGTACAATTGGCTGACAGGAGCAATTCCTGATAGTTTCAGCTCACCGCTAAAGTTGGAGATGCTAGTCCTAGAAGAAAATCATCTCTCAGGCCCCATGCCACCTTCTCTCTTCAATATGTCCCAGCTGCAAGCACTGGCTGTCGGATGGAACAATCTCTCAGGTCCAATTCCTGGAAATGAGAGCTTTCACCTCCCTATGCTGCAAGTGTTATCTCTGCCAGAAAACCAGTTCAATGGACCTATCCCTTTGGGTCTCTCCGCCTGTCAGAACCTTGAAGCGCTCAGTCTTGCAGTGAATAATTTCACTGGTACTGTGCCTTCATGGCTGGCAACACTGCCAAACCTCACCAAAATATACCTGTCAACAAATGATCTCACTGGGAAGATCCCGACTGAGCTGAGCAACCAAACAACGCTTCTTGGTTTGGATGTCAGTGAGAACAATCTTGAGGGGGAAATTCCACCAGAACTGGGAAATTTAAGAAATCTTAGGTTTCTAGGCCTTGCAAACAACCAAATAGCAGGTGTCATCCCAGAATCCATAGGCAATCTATCTAACCTTAAGAAAATAGACTTGTTTGGAAACAGATTAACTGGACCAGTGCCAGTGTCATTTCAAAACTTGCTAAATCTCCGTAGCATCTTTGTCGATAGGAACCAGCTCAGTGGGAATCTCAATTTCCTGGCAGCATTATCCAAATGCAGGAGCCTGTATATGATTGGCATATCAAACAATAAATTCAAAGGGATGCTACCACCCTACATGGGAAACCTCAGCACGGTATTGCAGTACTTCATGGCGGATAACAATATGATCACTGGAAGCATCCCTAGTACATTGGCCAATCTGAGCAACCTGTTAGTATTTTCTCTAGGTGGAAACAACCTGAGTGGGAAGATCCCCACAACAATCGGTGCAATGGACAATCTCCAAGGACTCTACCTCTCTTACAACAGCTTGTCTGGAAACATCCCAGAAGAAATCAGTGGATTAACAAGCCTAGGTAATTTATATCTTAGTGGCAATAAACTAAGCGGTTCTATTCCAAGCAGTGTCAGTAGTCTAAGCCAACTGCAAGTTTTGACGTTATCACAAAATTCACTGTCTTCAACCATACCCACAACTCTATGGCACCTTCAGAAACTTGTTGAGCTTGATCTGTCATTGAACTCTTTGAGTGGTTCCCTACCAGCTGATGTTGGAAAACTGACAGCTATTGCCAATATGGATTTATCAAGCAACCAGTTATCAGGTGAAATTCCAACTTCCATTGGTAATCTTCAGATGATGATCAATCTGAATCTATCCAGCAATTTATTCCAAGGATCACTACCAGATTCAATTGGAAAGTTACTTAGTATTGAAGAGTTGGATCTCTCCTCCAACATGCTTTCCGGTTCCATTCCAGAAACCTTGACCAATCTCAGTTACCTTGCAAACTTGAACCTCTCTTTCAACAGCTTGGATGGACAGATACCGGAAAGAGGTGTGTTCTCAAATATCACTCTCCTATCATTGATGGGGAACGATGCACTCTGTGGCCTTCCACGCCTGGGAATAGCACCATGTCAGAACAACAATGATCAGTCACGGCTAAAACCAAAGTTATTAAAAGTCATATTACCTGCAGTCCTGGGATTTTTTGTTTTAGCTGCATGCCTGTATATGTTGGTAAGAGTGAAGGTGAATATAGGAAGAAAGATGACAGTACCCTCAGACACAGACTTGCAGAAGTATAAGTTGATCTCATACCACGAACTTGTCCGTGCAACCAGCAACTTCACAGATGATAACTTGCTAGGGGCCGGAAGCTTTGGTAAAGTCTTCAAAGGAGAATTGGATGATGGATCAGTGATCGCAATAAAGGTACTAAACATGCAGCATGATTTAGCTTCGAAGAGCTTTGACACCGAGTGCCGTGCACTACGAATGGCTCGGCACCGGAACTTGGTGAAGATAATTAGTACTTGCTCCAATCTCGACTTCAGAGCACTAATTCTTGAGTATATGCCTTATGGTAGTTTGGATGATTGGCTGTACTCAAATGATGGGAGGCAACTCAGTTTCCTCCAAAGGGTTGGCATTATGCTGGATGTTGCAATGGCAATGGAGTATCTTCACCACCAGCACTTTGAAGCTGTCCTGCATTGCGATTTAAAGCCAAGCAATATCTTGCTGGACAAGGACATGATTGCAAAGGTTTCTGACTTTGGCATTTCCAAGCTGCTAGTTGGAGATGAAAACTCCATCACATTAACAAGCATGCCTGGCACTGTAGGATACATGGCTCCTG AGTTCGGGTCAACAGGAAAAGCATCACGTGCCAGTGACGTTTATAGCTATGGAATAGTTCTCCTTGAAATCTTTACTAGGAAAAAGCCGACTGATGCAATGTTTATCGGTGAGTTGAGCTTGAGACAGTGGGTTAGTCAAGCATTCCCACATGAGCTTTCAAATGTTGTTGACAGTAACATAGTGCTAGATGAGCTGAATAATGGCATTGAAGATGCAAATAGTCTTCCTGAGAACTTCAGCATCTTGAATACCTACCTGGCATCGATAATTGAGTTGGCCTTGCTATGCTCGAGAGCTGCACCTGAGGAAAGGATACCAATGAATGATGTGGTAGTGAAGTTAAACAAGATCAAGTCAGACTACAGTTCGCAGTTCCCAACTTCAACCACATCTGGG CAAATTGAACGTCCGGAAGCGCTGATAAAAGAACCACTCGAGCACACTGCACGCCCATCTTCTCTCCACCAACCTTTGATtctccacggctccaccaccATGGCTATCTCTTGCATCCGCATGGCGCTCTTCATCTTACTCACGCCATGTGCCGCTGCACTCGCCACACCATCCAATACCACGGACTTGGCAGCACTGCTCGCCTTCAAAGCACAGCTCAAGGACCCCCTCGGCATCGTTGCCGGCAACTGGACTGCCACAACATCATTCTGCTCGTGGATTGGGGTCTCGTGCAGCCACGGCAGGCAGCGTGTCACCGGTCTTCAGTTCAACCATGTGCCACTCGAAGGCAGCATCGCCCCGCAGCTCGGCaacctctccttcctctccaacCTGGTGCTAAGAAACACCAGCCTTGTGGGTCCTCTCCCAACTGAACTTGGCACTCTGCACCGGCTCCGAACTCTTGTTCTTCCCAACAACAGTTTGTCAGGTACCATACCCTGCACCCTTGCCAACCTCACTAGGCTCGAGTTGCTTGATCTGGCGAGCAACAACTTCGTAGGGGCCATTCCGTACGAGTTTCAAAATTTGCACAGCCTCCAGATGTTTCAATTGGTAGACAATGACTTGAGTGGGGAAATACCACAAGACATGTTCAACAACACGCCCAGTTTGAGCATAATACATCTCGGATCGAATAGGCTGACAGGAAGAATTCCTCGTAGCATCATCACGCTGTCAAATCTAGAGAAGCTTGTCCTACAAAAAAATCTTCTCTCAGGACCCATGCCACCACCTATCTTCAATATGTCCCAGCTGCAAGCACTGGCTGTCGGACGGAACAATCTCTCAGGTCCAATTCCTGGAAATGAGAGCTTTCACCTCCCTATGCTGCAAGTGCTCT CAGAAAACCAGTTCAATGGACCTATCCCTTTGGGTCTCTCCGCCTGTCAGAACCTTGAAACGCTCAATCTTGCAGTGAATAATTTCACTGGTACTGTGCCTTCATTGCTGGCGACACTGCCAAACCTCACCGCAATATACCTGTCAACAAATGATCTCACTGGGAAGATCCCGACTGAGCTGAGCAACCAAACAACGCTTCTTGGTTTGGATGTAAGTGAGAACAATCTTGAGGGGGAAATTCCACCAGAACTGGGAAATTTAAGAAATCTTGGGTATCTAAGCCTTGCAAACAACCAAATAGCAGGTGTCATCCCAGAATCCATAGGCAATCTATCTAGCCTTATTATACTAGACTTATTCGGAAATGGGCTGACTGGGTCATTGCCACCGTCGTTTAGCAACATGCTGAACCTGAGTGAAATATTTATCAATTATAACCAGCTTAGTGGGAAGCTTCATTTCTTGGTTGCATTATCCAAATGCAGGAGACTGAACACCATTAATATATCAGGGAATAAATTCACTGGCAGGCTACCGCCTTACATGGGAAACCTCAGCACGATGCTGGAAATTTTCGCAGCAGGTAACAATATGATCACCGGGAGCATCCCTAGTACAGTGGCTAATCTTAGCAACCTATTGATACTGTCGCTCAGAGGAAACAACCTGAGTGGGAAGATCCCCACAACAATCGGTGCAATGGACAATCTCCAAGGACTCTACCTCTCTTACAACAGCTTGTCTGGAAACATCCCAGAAGAAATCAGTGGATTAACAAAGCTAGTAGAGTTGTATCTCGGCGCCAACAAACTAACTGATCCCATTCCGAGCAGTTCCGGTAACCTAAGCCAGCTGCAATTTATGGCATTATCCCAAAACTCATTGTCTTCAACCATACCAACAAGCCTGTGGCACCTGCAGAAACTTATGGTGCTTGATCTGTCACAAAACTCATTGACTGGTTTTCTACCCGCTGATGTCACAAAATTGACAGCAATTACTGCTATGGATTTATCAGGAAACAAGCTATCTGGTGACATTCCAATTTCCTTAGGTGAACTTAATATGATGATCTATGTGAATTTGTCCAAAAATTTGTTCCAAGGATCAATACCAGATTCACTTAGCAAGTTACTCAATATTGAGAAGTTGGACCTCTCCTCCAATGCACTTTCCGGTGTCATTCCAAAGGCCCTGACCAACCTCACTTACCTTGCCAACTTGAACCTTTCTTTCAACAGACTATATGGACAGATACCAGAAGGAGGTGTGTTCTCAAACATCACCCTCAAATCATTGATGGGAAATGATGCACTCTGCGGCCTTCCCCGCCTAGGAATAGCACCATGCCAGAACAAAACTAATCACTCAAGGTCAAAACAACAGCTGCTCAAAGTCACATTAGCCGCAGTCATGGCAATTTTAATTTCAGCCTCTTGCTTGTGCATGTTGGTAATAATAACAACAAGAAGGAAAGGAAACATTCCACTACCCTTGGGCACAAACTTGCTGAGCTACCAGTTGATCTCATACCACGAACTTGTCCGTGCAACCAGAAATTTCAGTGATGATAACCTGCTAGGGTCTGGAAGCTTTTGCAAAGTTTTCAAAGGTCAACTAGATGATGAATCTTTCATTGCAGTAAAGGTACTCAATATGCAAGATGAATCAGCTTCCAAGAGCTTTGACACAGAGTGCCGTGCACTGCAAATGGCTCGGCACCGGAACTTGGTGAAGATAATTAGTACTTGCTCCAATCTCGATTTCAAAGCGCTAATTCTTGAGTATATGCCCAACGGTAGTTTGAATGATTGGCTGTACTCAAATGATGGACGACAACTCAGTTTCGTACAAAGAGTTGGTATAATGCTGGATGTTGCAATGGCAATAGAGTATCTACACCATCAGAACATTGAAGCTGTCCTACATTGTGATTTAAAGCCAAGCAATATCTTGCTCGACAAGGACATGATTGCACATATATCTGACTTCGGCATTTCCAAGCTGCTAGTTGGGCATGACAACTCCATCATGTTAACAAGCACGCCCGGCACAGTAGGATACATGGCTCCAG AGTTCGGATCGACAGGAAAAGCATCACGGGCCAGTGACATTTACAGCTATGGAATTGTTCTCCTAGAAATCTTCACGAGGAAAAGACCAACTGATCCAATGTTTGTCGGTGAGTTGAGCTTGAGGAGGTGGGTTAGTCAAGCATTCCCGCATGAACTCTCAAATGTAGTCGACAGTAGCATACTGCAAGATGGTATTGAAGATGCAAGTAGGCCTCCAGAGAACTTCAGCATTTTGAATATCAACCTAATATCCATAATTGAGTTGGCCTTGCTTTGCTCAATCGTCGTACCTGAGGAAAGGATGACAATGAATGATGTGGTGGTGAAGTTAAATAAGATCAAGTTGAATTCAATTCACAGCTTTGAAAATGTGGGTGCATTCCTCATGACACCTGATATTCCCAACTTTTATCAGCAACAACCGAAAGGAATATGA
- the LOC117858532 gene encoding uncharacterized protein translates to MPPPPPPPPPPPPPPSPPPPLSARRLPLPPSHPPPTSLLLAPPSSPARALALLFPDSSAHLFPSLPNPSPASSSSSPAPTPVPSPLAAAACFALVLPSSHLLFLSAHPSPASPVVHLRAYSLASAPALPRFAPAPLSFKRRASASGLPLQGLPFGLGVRLVGGVNAVALLSLAAGQIWVLAPKLAADGRTVELHKCAVVELEPARPVYAMEVAMGRLLLGEAGGVRLFPLRGLMKSGKEKEGKKEGVGAAGRKSLQKKNGMMNGWVMPVRRGSHGGGGEGDDVSTRKLTTLRLKQSSGSYCPFLLTFQNDGHNSKGGMELLKSEKAVSIHPLSKNKFLVLDSYGVLHVFSLSTTEVGSGAARKQYSENIHTCRLDYPMKVQLSAVFPSSSIKTQIFWVSDGGHSVHVMSALDIESTNGDDEGVIVERELATIKLSAIEAIFTSERVQDIVPLSKDTVLILGQGNMFLYGTS, encoded by the exons atgccgcctccgcctccgccgccgccgccgcctccgcctccgccttccccgccgcctcctctcagcgcccgccgcctccctctcccgccctCCCACCCGCCCCCAACCTCCCTTCTCCtcgcgccgccctcctcccccgcccgcGCCCTCGCGCTCCTCTTCCCCGACTCCTCCGCCCACCTCTTCCCTTCCCTGCCCAACCcttccccggcctcctcctcctcctctcccgctcCCACCCCCGTCCcctccccgctcgccgccgccgcctgcttcgcGCTCGTCCTCCCGTCTtcccacctcctcttcctctccgcgCACCCGTCCCCCGCCTCCCCCGTGGTCCACCTCCGCGCCTACTCCCTCGCCTCCGCGCCCGCTTTACCGCGCTTCGCGCCCGCCCCGCTCTCCTTCAAGCGCCGCGCCTCGGCCTCGGGCCTGCCGCTCCAGGGCCTCCCGTTCGGCCTCGGCGTGCGCCTGGTCGGCGGGGTCAACGCCGTCGCGCTGCTCTCCCTGGCCGCTGGGCAGATCTGGGTGCTCGCCCCGAAGCTGGCCGCGGACGGACGGACGGTGGAGCTTCACAAGTGCGCGGTTGTTGAGCTCGAGCCGGCGCGGCCCGTGTATGCGATGGAGGTCGCAATGGGGAGGCTGCTGCTCGGCGAGGCTGGCGGCGTGCGCTTGTTCCCCCTGCGTGGCTTGATGAAGAgtgggaaggagaaggaggggaAGAAGGAAGGTGTCGGGGCTGCAGGAAGGAAGAGCTTGCAAAAGAAGAACGGAATGATGAACGGGTGGGTTATGCCAGTGAGGCGTGGTAGTCATGGGGGAGGTGGTGAAGGAGATGACGTTTCCACTC GTAAGCTCACAACTTTGAGATTAAAACAGAGCTCAGGAAGCTATTGCCCTTTCTTGTTGACATTTCAAAATGATGGTCATAACTCAAAAGGCGGCATGGAATTGCTGAAATCAGAGAAAGCCGTGTCGATCCATCCTCTTTCAAAGAACAAGTTTCTGGTACTGGATTCATATGGAGTGTTGCATGTCTTCAGTCTTTCAACAACAGAAGTGGGCTCAGGAGCTGCCAGAAAGCAATATTCTGAAAATATACATACATGTCGCTTGGATTATCCCATGAAAGTGCAACTGTCTGCTGTCTTTCCAAGTAGCTCTATAA AAACACAGATTTTTTGGGTTTCAGATGGTGGACATTCTGTACATGTAATGTCAGCATTGGATATTGAATCCACTAATGGGGACGATGAAGGTGTTATCGTCGAACGAGAGCTAGCGACTATCAAGCTCTCAG CTATTGAAGCAATCTTTACAAGCGAAAGAGTCCAGGACATTGTACCTCTCTCCAAGGATAcagtcctcatccttggtcAAG GCAACATGTTTCTGTATGGAACTTCTTGA